In Selenomonas dianae, a genomic segment contains:
- the bioB gene encoding biotin synthase BioB — protein MRENRVNELTKKIIAGYRVSRTDDRSVFMDTPVEELGEGAYRLQKHFCGNHIDLCTIVNGRSGRCGEDCKYCAQAGRHKTGVDTYNFMAQADLIAHAKANQDAGANRFSIVTSGGALSGAEFEQALDAYKEMRRTLSIDLCASHGLLTRSQFRRLREAGVTSYHHNIETSERYFPEICTTHSYADRIRTIKAAQAEGLCVCSGGIIGMGETWEDRFDMAFALQELGIESIPLNSLMAIPGTPLEHLPPISGEDILRTVAIFRFINPTANIRLGAGRKLLPENGATAFRAGASASITGNMLTTSGTTIAEDMELIREMGFTNRSEDCRVSSGACGAH, from the coding sequence ATGCGCGAAAATCGTGTAAATGAACTGACGAAGAAGATCATTGCCGGCTATCGTGTCAGCCGTACGGACGACCGCTCCGTTTTTATGGATACGCCGGTCGAGGAACTCGGCGAGGGGGCATATCGTCTCCAAAAACATTTCTGCGGCAATCACATCGACCTGTGCACCATTGTCAACGGGCGCAGCGGACGCTGTGGGGAGGACTGTAAATACTGTGCACAGGCAGGGCGGCACAAGACAGGTGTCGATACCTATAACTTTATGGCGCAGGCGGATTTGATTGCGCACGCAAAGGCAAATCAGGACGCGGGTGCAAACCGTTTCTCCATCGTCACCTCGGGTGGTGCGCTCTCGGGTGCGGAGTTTGAACAGGCTCTGGATGCCTACAAGGAGATGCGCCGCACGCTCTCCATTGACCTCTGTGCCTCGCATGGGCTGCTCACGCGCAGTCAGTTCCGCCGTCTGCGTGAGGCGGGGGTGACGAGCTATCATCACAACATCGAGACATCGGAGCGTTATTTCCCCGAGATCTGCACGACGCACAGTTATGCCGACCGCATTCGCACGATTAAGGCGGCACAGGCGGAGGGGCTGTGTGTCTGCTCGGGTGGTATCATCGGCATGGGGGAGACGTGGGAGGATCGCTTTGATATGGCGTTCGCCCTGCAGGAACTCGGTATCGAGTCCATCCCGCTCAACTCACTCATGGCGATCCCGGGAACACCGCTCGAACATCTCCCGCCGATCTCGGGCGAGGACATCCTGCGTACGGTCGCAATCTTCCGCTTCATCAATCCGACCGCAAACATCCGCCTCGGCGCGGGGCGCAAACTCCTGCCCGAGAACGGGGCGACGGCGTTCCGTGCGGGTGCGTCCGCATCCATCACGGGCAATATGCTCACGACATCGGGTACGACCATCGCCGAGGATATGGAACTCATTCGAGAGATGGGCTTTACAAACCGCAGCGAGGACTGCCGCGTGTCATCGGGGGCGTGTGGCGCACACTGA
- a CDS encoding Crp/Fnr family transcriptional regulator: protein MMSKEKENAAHILAQTSLAQGMNAEEVAELLASSDVTLRTYPKGALIFHDGEMPHSLYILLEGEVHILKDTYSGRQIFISEIDRPGDMFGEVYEVLKRPYDMYVRAITKVKLLEVSSHLFTLDVGEAPRRSALIVQRNLMKIFAGKAYAMHTKLKILASGTLREKIVRYLFPYIDKDGRVTLTVSREFIAAYLAVSRPSLSRELSTMQREGIIEATGRSIRVVDMEKFEEYL, encoded by the coding sequence ATGATGTCAAAGGAAAAGGAAAATGCCGCACACATTCTCGCACAGACGAGTCTCGCGCAGGGAATGAATGCAGAGGAGGTTGCCGAACTCCTCGCCTCAAGCGATGTTACGCTGCGCACATACCCGAAGGGAGCACTCATCTTCCACGACGGGGAGATGCCCCACTCGCTCTATATCCTGCTTGAGGGCGAGGTACACATTCTCAAGGACACCTATTCGGGACGACAGATCTTCATCTCGGAGATCGATCGGCCGGGCGATATGTTCGGTGAGGTCTACGAGGTTCTGAAACGCCCCTATGATATGTATGTGCGTGCAATAACAAAGGTGAAGTTGCTCGAAGTATCGAGCCATCTCTTCACCCTCGATGTAGGCGAAGCACCGCGCCGCTCTGCACTGATCGTCCAGCGCAACCTCATGAAGATCTTTGCGGGCAAGGCGTATGCGATGCATACAAAGCTGAAAATTCTCGCGAGCGGCACGCTGCGCGAGAAAATTGTCCGCTATCTGTTCCCGTACATCGACAAAGATGGGCGTGTAACGCTCACGGTCAGCCGCGAGTTTATTGCTGCCTACCTCGCCGTCAGCCGTCCCTCCCTCTCGCGCGAGCTGAGCACGATGCAGCGCGAGGGCATCATCGAGGCGACGGGGCGCAGCATACGAGTTGTCGATATGGAGAAGTTTGAGGAGTATTTATAG